In one Lolium rigidum isolate FL_2022 chromosome 3, APGP_CSIRO_Lrig_0.1, whole genome shotgun sequence genomic region, the following are encoded:
- the LOC124704284 gene encoding probable histone H2A variant 3, translating into MAGKGGKGLLAAKTTAAKTAEKDKGKKAPISRSSRAGLQFPVGRIHRQLKQRTQANGRVGATAAVYSAAILEYLTAEVLELAGNASKDLKVKRITPRHLQLAIRGDEELDTLIKGTIAGGGVIPHIHKSLINKSSKE; encoded by the exons ATGGCCGGGAAGGGAGGCAAGGGCTTGCTCGCGGCCAAGACGACGGCGGCCAAGACTGCGGAGAAGGACAAGGGGAAGAAGGCCCCCATCTCGCGCTCCTCCCGCGCCGGCCTGCAG TTCCCTGTTGGCCGTATCCATCGTCAGCTGAAGCAAAGGACTCAGGCGAATGGCCGTGTTGGTGCTACTGCGGCTGTCTACTCTGCTGCTATCCTGGAGTACCTGACTGCTGAGGTTCTTGAGCTGGCCGGCAACGCTAGCAAGGATCTGAAGGTGAAGCGTATCACCCCTCGCCATCTTCAGCTGGCCATCCGTGGAGATGAAGAGCTCGACACCCTCATCAAGGGTACCATCGCTGGTGGAGGTGTGATCCCGCACATCCACAAGTCCCTCATCAACAAGTCTTCCAAGGAGTGA